The following proteins come from a genomic window of Bacteroidales bacterium:
- a CDS encoding phenylacetate--CoA ligase family protein, producing MQTWSKEDVFNWQNEKLHDLIHYAYNNTKYYKMIFDENRINPNDIKNIEDLKIIPTLTKKNVIDNYNRLIAKDISQIPHIMSSTGGSTGNPMKFLLDKSSWSFSKAHNIINWERTEYKYGDKYIALGSTSLFVNKSKSLKHELYYKLKNKIGLNGINMSNDICENYIELIKKKKIRYIYGYASAIYLLAKYVSENNFNIDISACFPTSEILTDLYRDTIEKAFNCQIINCYGANDGGITAFEVEKGFFEVGYNSIINLKDKNNTGSALLTDLLNYAMPLINYQLGDELQIDVEKNKTYSYNGQVINKVFGRISDVLRLENGVVLTGPGFTILFKDLPVEAYSIEKNGYNSLLCNIKKQTHYEKEHENLIISTLKKQAGKEAKISIKYLDEFELTKSGKKRYFIAN from the coding sequence ATGCAAACTTGGTCAAAAGAAGATGTTTTTAATTGGCAAAATGAAAAATTACATGATTTAATACATTATGCTTATAATAACACAAAATACTATAAGATGATTTTCGATGAGAATAGAATAAACCCTAATGATATTAAAAATATAGAAGATTTAAAAATTATTCCTACTTTAACCAAAAAAAATGTAATAGATAATTATAATAGATTGATTGCTAAAGACATTTCTCAAATTCCTCATATTATGTCTTCAACTGGTGGTTCTACAGGTAATCCAATGAAATTTTTATTAGATAAATCATCCTGGAGCTTTTCAAAAGCGCATAATATAATTAATTGGGAGAGAACGGAATATAAGTACGGTGATAAATATATTGCTTTAGGCAGTACATCGCTTTTTGTAAACAAATCAAAGTCTTTGAAACATGAGTTATATTATAAATTAAAAAATAAGATTGGATTGAATGGTATTAATATGTCTAATGATATTTGTGAAAATTATATTGAATTAATTAAAAAGAAAAAAATTAGATATATATACGGTTATGCTTCAGCAATTTATTTACTCGCAAAATATGTTTCAGAAAATAACTTTAATATTGATATTTCTGCTTGTTTTCCAACTTCTGAAATTTTAACAGATTTATACCGAGATACAATTGAAAAAGCTTTTAATTGTCAGATTATCAATTGCTATGGGGCAAATGATGGAGGTATTACCGCTTTTGAGGTTGAAAAAGGTTTTTTTGAAGTTGGTTATAACTCTATCATTAATCTAAAAGATAAAAATAATACGGGTTCTGCCTTGCTAACAGATCTACTTAATTATGCGATGCCATTAATAAATTATCAATTAGGTGATGAGTTGCAAATTGATGTAGAAAAGAATAAAACATATTCATATAATGGGCAAGTTATAAATAAGGTTTTTGGTAGAATTTCTGATGTTTTGCGATTAGAGAACGGAGTAGTTTTAACAGGACCCGGTTTTACAATCCTATTTAAAGATTTACCGGTTGAAGCATATAGCATTGAAAAGAATGGTTATAATTCATTGTTATGTAATATAAAAAAACAAACTCATTATGAAAAAGAACATGAGAATCTGATTATTTCAACTTTAAAAAAGCAGGCTGGTAAAGAGGCAAAAATTTCTATTAAATATTTAGATGAATTTGAATTAACGAAAAGTGGGAAAAAAAGATATTTTATTGCTAATTAA
- a CDS encoding DUF354 domain-containing protein: MKILFHIAHPAQYHMFKYVIQNLIAKGHTIKITINTKDILEQLLIADGIQYENILPKHRKYNTKLSTLLTLIKKDIKILHTQIKGNYDLMVGTETALSHVGWLFRKPALIMDEDDVSVVSVAAKISFPFATHIVSPVTCNLGKWSRKKISYNGFQKTAYLHPEYFKPQEEIVSKVINKNERFFLIRVSGLSAYHDNGIKGFTEEIVRKIIEILTPHGKVLLSTERKLSEDLSQYLFKTEVNNIHHFLYYADFLIADSQSMCVEAAILGTPSIRFSDFVGKIGVLEELEHKYGLTFGIRVTQQDKLCEKVNDLLQIKNLREKWQAKRHKMLEDKIDVTSFWTWLIDSYPKSVSVLQENPDYQNIFSQSWLQ, from the coding sequence ATGAAAATTTTATTCCACATAGCGCATCCTGCGCAATACCATATGTTTAAATATGTAATACAAAATTTAATCGCAAAAGGGCATACCATAAAGATAACGATTAACACGAAAGATATACTGGAGCAACTGCTAATTGCTGATGGCATACAATACGAGAATATTCTACCAAAACACAGGAAATATAATACAAAACTATCTACACTGTTAACATTAATAAAAAAAGATATCAAAATTCTTCACACACAGATTAAGGGAAATTATGATTTAATGGTTGGCACAGAAACAGCGCTTTCCCATGTCGGTTGGCTCTTTCGAAAGCCGGCATTAATCATGGATGAGGATGATGTATCGGTAGTATCTGTAGCAGCCAAAATTTCATTCCCATTTGCAACGCATATAGTATCCCCAGTTACATGTAATTTAGGAAAATGGTCAAGGAAAAAAATATCATATAATGGTTTTCAAAAAACTGCTTATCTACATCCTGAATATTTTAAGCCACAAGAAGAAATTGTAAGCAAAGTCATTAACAAAAATGAAAGGTTTTTTTTGATAAGAGTATCTGGCTTATCAGCATATCATGACAATGGTATTAAAGGATTCACAGAAGAAATAGTTCGGAAAATTATTGAAATACTCACCCCTCATGGTAAAGTTCTTCTAAGCACAGAACGTAAATTGTCAGAGGATTTAAGTCAGTATCTTTTTAAAACAGAAGTTAATAATATACACCATTTCCTTTATTATGCTGATTTCTTAATCGCAGATAGTCAAAGCATGTGTGTTGAAGCTGCAATTTTAGGCACTCCATCTATTAGATTTAGTGATTTTGTTGGTAAAATTGGTGTTTTAGAGGAACTAGAACATAAATATGGTTTAACTTTTGGTATTCGGGTTACACAACAGGATAAGCTTTGCGAAAAAGTAAATGATTTATTGCAAATTAAAAACTTACGAGAGAAGTGGCAAGCTAAAAGACATAAAATGCTTGAAGATAAAATTGATGTAACTTCATTTTGGACCTGGTTAATTGACAGCTACCCCAAATCCGTATCAGTATTACAAGAAAACCCTGATTATCAAAATATTTTCAGCCAATCCTGGCTACAATGA
- a CDS encoding polysaccharide deacetylase family protein, protein MKNNEKLCILTNDVETTSILNHKLRDKTGEYILKQGMPRLLELYAKHNVKATFFFTGYIAKLYPEVVKMVQPYEHEIGSHGLTHRVDQAFDVLPLEKQIDHLKQSKAILEDISGEEVISFRAPAARINYNIPLALEEAGYKIDSSVSSQRLDMFFSFGSLKKLNWITAPRKPYYTANDNIFKKGNSSILEIPISAFGFPYIGTFMRIFPSLNRMTRNLLFFETKINNRPFVFLTHPNEFIDEETENREIERRGDNFLSYYLGDVLRHRMKVKNLGEKAIPIFEREIEFFERNQFNFITCKQFYELKKRVTNQSL, encoded by the coding sequence ATGAAAAATAATGAAAAACTTTGTATTTTAACTAATGATGTTGAAACAACATCTATACTAAATCATAAACTTAGGGATAAGACTGGTGAGTATATATTGAAGCAAGGTATGCCACGATTACTTGAATTGTATGCTAAACATAATGTGAAAGCAACATTTTTCTTTACGGGATATATTGCAAAGCTTTATCCTGAAGTAGTAAAAATGGTTCAACCTTATGAGCACGAAATTGGTTCTCATGGTCTTACACACAGAGTTGATCAAGCATTTGATGTGCTTCCTTTAGAAAAGCAGATTGATCATTTAAAACAATCCAAAGCAATTCTTGAAGACATTAGTGGTGAAGAAGTGATTTCGTTTAGGGCGCCTGCTGCACGTATCAATTATAATATTCCACTAGCTTTGGAAGAAGCTGGGTATAAAATTGACAGTTCTGTTTCATCTCAGCGTTTAGACATGTTTTTTTCATTTGGTAGCCTCAAGAAGCTAAACTGGATCACTGCACCACGCAAACCATATTATACAGCTAATGACAATATTTTTAAAAAAGGAAATTCTTCGATACTAGAAATCCCAATTTCTGCATTTGGGTTTCCATACATTGGTACATTCATGCGGATTTTTCCTAGTTTGAATAGAATGACCAGAAATCTACTTTTCTTTGAAACAAAAATTAACAATAGACCATTTGTTTTTCTCACTCACCCTAATGAATTCATTGATGAGGAAACGGAAAATAGAGAAATTGAACGTAGAGGTGATAATTTTCTTTCATATTACCTTGGGGATGTGTTAAGGCATAGAATGAAGGTAAAAAACCTTGGTGAAAAAGCAATCCCAATATTTGAGCGGGAAATTGAATTTTTTGAACGAAACCAATTCAATTTTATTACCTGTAAACAGTTTTATGAACTAAAAAAACGGGTAACTAATCAGTCTCTTTAA
- a CDS encoding acyltransferase, with protein sequence MPKEIPFFDHRNSLVESIKNSSRHRGYSFAYFVYLKIKNILLYRMAYFCPLNSWRIKMHRWRGVNIGKNVFIDKQCSLDNAYPEYIYIGDFVGVNQGTTILTHTNIRSHFDGVITPMVKPVVIKDYALIGINSTLLPGVTIGKSSIVSAGAVVHSNVKDYTLVQGNPAKKIIHYEHMLINKK encoded by the coding sequence ATGCCGAAAGAAATCCCATTTTTTGATCATAGGAATAGTTTAGTTGAATCTATTAAAAATTCATCCAGACATCGCGGTTATTCTTTTGCATATTTTGTATACCTGAAGATCAAGAATATTCTACTTTATAGAATGGCATATTTTTGTCCTTTGAACAGTTGGAGGATAAAGATGCATCGCTGGCGTGGTGTAAATATCGGAAAAAATGTATTTATAGACAAACAATGTAGTTTAGATAATGCCTATCCAGAATATATTTATATTGGTGATTTCGTTGGAGTAAATCAAGGTACTACAATTCTTACACATACGAATATTAGATCGCATTTCGATGGTGTAATAACTCCTATGGTAAAACCAGTAGTTATTAAAGATTATGCACTTATTGGGATAAATTCTACCTTATTACCGGGCGTTACTATTGGCAAATCATCAATAGTATCAGCTGGAGCTGTTGTCCACTCCAATGTAAAAGATTATACTCTTGTTCAAGGCAACCCGGCGAAAAAAATAATCCATTATGAACATATGCTAATTAATAAAAAATAA
- a CDS encoding acyl carrier protein: MEKFVSNLEEILELDLGTIKEDDNFKEFEEWDSISSLAVLSMINEEYDITIPRAEFNNLITVGDLYNYIQLKKIKKNEE, translated from the coding sequence ATGGAGAAATTTGTTAGTAATTTAGAGGAAATTCTTGAATTAGATTTAGGAACAATAAAAGAAGATGATAACTTTAAAGAGTTTGAGGAGTGGGATTCTATTTCTTCACTTGCAGTTTTATCAATGATAAATGAAGAATATGATATAACAATCCCAAGAGCTGAATTCAATAATTTAATAACAGTAGGAGATTTATATAATTATATCCAATTAAAAAAAATAAAGAAAAATGAAGAATGA
- a CDS encoding SDR family oxidoreductase, which yields MNKKVMVITGSRKGIGRYLSEYYLAKNFIVIGCSRSYSNLKHENYEHFCLDVSDEKAVKKMISAISKKYSKIDYLINNAGIASMNHSLLTPLSVVEKVFKTNVFGTFVFCREAAKIMSKNKFGRIINFATIATSLKMEGESVYAASKAAIESFTKILAKEFSIYNITVNAIGPTPIYTDLIKNVPKEKMDSLLNMQTINRYGEFEDISNVIDFFISNESNFITGQVIFLGGVT from the coding sequence ATGAATAAAAAAGTAATGGTAATAACAGGATCAAGAAAAGGTATTGGAAGATATTTATCTGAATATTATCTTGCTAAAAATTTTATTGTAATCGGTTGTTCAAGGTCATACTCTAATTTAAAACACGAAAATTATGAACATTTCTGTTTGGATGTTTCCGATGAAAAAGCTGTAAAAAAAATGATTTCTGCAATCTCCAAAAAATATAGCAAGATAGATTATCTGATAAACAATGCTGGTATTGCATCTATGAATCATAGTTTACTTACTCCTCTTTCTGTTGTGGAAAAAGTATTTAAAACAAATGTTTTTGGTACTTTTGTTTTTTGCCGTGAAGCTGCTAAGATTATGTCGAAAAACAAATTTGGTAGAATTATTAATTTTGCAACTATAGCTACATCGCTAAAAATGGAGGGTGAATCTGTTTATGCTGCATCTAAAGCAGCAATCGAATCATTTACTAAAATTTTAGCAAAAGAATTTTCTATATATAATATTACAGTAAATGCAATTGGTCCTACACCAATTTATACTGATTTAATAAAAAATGTTCCAAAGGAAAAAATGGATTCTTTGTTAAATATGCAAACAATTAATAGATATGGAGAGTTTGAGGATATTTCCAATGTAATTGATTTCTTCATTTCTAATGAAAGTAATTTTATAACTGGACAGGTAATTTTTTTAGGTGGAGTTACTTAA